From Synechococcus elongatus PCC 11801:
AAAGTGAGGGAAATCAGTTAGCTTGGCCTCCTGACTTTGAAACTGTAATGAATGTCACTGGATATTCTGAGGCAAATGATTCTGCAATTCAGATTGAATGGGAACTCGGCTCGACAGTCAAAGTAGTTTCTCTTCCTTCTTTAGCAGGGCTCAAACTATTGGCATGGCAAGACAGACGAGGAAATAATTCTAGAGAGTCTAAAGATGCTTTAGATCTATACAATATTTTGTTAAGTTATTCTGCTACTAGCGAAATGGAAGATCGAATTTATGACAATGAAATAGAGACTTTAGTAAGATTAGATTATGATATGCAGCTTGCTGGTGCTTGGCTATTAGGGAAAGATCTAGCTAGCATTATGTCTCATCAGTGGCTGGAACAAGTGCAGGCGATCCTAGATAATCCGAACACCCTTCAATATCTTGTAGCTGATATGGGACTAGGACAGATACTTCTCCCAGGAGAAAGCGAGAAAATACTAAGTCTTGTTGTTCAGTTTAACAACGGAATTAACTCAGCAACCAATTCTTATTAGTTGGAAATGGTTTAAATTTAAGTACTATTCCAATCGCAAAAGATTTAGAAAAATTGATGCAAATATAATTTTAAGAATTTAAGGCGTTGATCAGATTGCAGAAAATTCTGGGAATTTACATTTGCAGTTTAAGTATTCTTCTAATTGATTGGTATCAATTTCATGCTTTTTATAGTCCTCTGTAGAAATAACGATAATTAGTTTTTCGCAGAGCTTTTTATTCACACAAGCTTTAGAGTAAGAGTTTACAATTTCTTTTACAAATTCAATACGAGGTTCCTTTAATCGACATCTCAATGATCCTATTAATGGAATTACCAGCGGATCTATATTACCGGCAGATCCCACTTTATTCCAGAGCTCTAAAAGACTATCTTGAATATCAGCAAAGCCTGCATTTTCTATTGCTCCATATGAATTTAAATTTGCAATAGCGACCATATAAAATACTTTGTCTGATTTCCTAATTTGTGCAATAGTTCCAATTGGATATTTCTTTTTCTTGCCTATCCGATTATCACTTAATTCTTTATAATTTATGCCGTTTAGTGCACATTCTAAATCATTATCTAGGTCTTGAAAATTATTGTTATATAACCTTGAGGCAAACTGACCTTGAAGGCTTTGAGAAGAAATAATACCTGTTGAAATATCTACATCAAATGTAGTATTTGTAGGTATTACATATGCACCTGAAAAGTCAAAAATATCTCCGATATGAATTTCAATTTTCATGTCACAGTTTTTTACATTGCTGACTATAGATAAATGTGGACGACTTGCGTATAAGAAAGTGACAATAATAAATCCTACTATTAGGTAATAATTATAGGTATATGACTTTATTGATGGCCAAACAGCTGATGTTATATTGAAAGCCAACCAAAACTTTCCTAATAAAGAGAAGAAATAATCTATAGTTTTTCTGCTAAAAACAGTATGTAACCAGTGCTCTTTTGTAAAGAACTCAGTAACTATTAACAACCATTGATTCTTTATTTTATTCATAGTTTTAACACATTGTAGATAGACTTTGAATAAAAGTAATTCCCAGAATCATTAGTTTTTTTCAGCTCGTAGTGTTGGTTTTCCCAGTTTTCCAAAGCATGTTTAATGATAGCGGCATCAAAGCTAATATGTACTGCTAGTGCATCTCGAACTATAGGTGGACACAGTACTTCATCAAGACTCCTTTTTCCATTTAAGTTAACAACAATAATTGGAATATTTCTGCTAATAGCTTCTTCTATCTCCCAACGAACAAACTTATAAAGATTTCTTGTGTTTTCCCCTACCAAAAGAACAAAAATTTTTGTATTTTCAAAGCGTTTTCTTAGTTGTTTTTTAATAGACAATTCAGAGGTTAAATTTGGATTATAGTTGATATCATGAGCGTTATAAAAATTAAAATCAATGTTGTCATTCTCTTTCCATGCTTGCATTAATCGGTAGTAGTGCATATCTGTATCGGCGTCAAAGCTGACATAAGTCTTATTTCGATACACAGCTATTCCATCTTGCAGAAATCTAATGAATGAAATTATAGTGTCTAATTTGAATTTTCAAGCAATAATGAAAGCATAATAAAGCTGAATAAATTTTTTCATTTCTATGAAATCTCAGCTCACACCACCAGTTTCACGATCCAGTTCTGAGGCTCTTGCTGCACTAAGAGATTGAGTGCATCGGGCATAGGAATTTCAAGGTCACGGTTGTTGATGTCGCTAACAAGCTGGTGAACCAACTCCAGATCGACTCGCTGCTCTAGGCTCAACACTTGGTAGTGGGTACGCTTCCGTCCATCGCCCGTACCGTTGCAGAAAGCTTCTAGGGTTTGGCTAGCCTTGGGCGATCGAATATTCCCCACTGTGCGATCGCGCATCAGAATAAAGGTTGTCTTGGGATGCGAGAGCACCATCTGGTTCAGGTTTGTCAGCCTTGCCAAGATAGAGTTGCCATTGCTGAGATGCAGGAAGGCCAGACAGCGCTCTCCATACTGATCTCTGATGACAAGGTTGTCAGGAACCACACGCCGACCCAATCTGAGTGTAGATATCTCCAAGGTCTTGATTTGCTTGAACGCCTGACAGATTTGGCGAAGTTTCCCGAGGTCATCTGAGTCATTGATAATGCGCGACCCTGACCAGCGTTCTTGAAGAGTCTGTCGCTGATAGCTGCAATAGTGATGGAACTCGGGGGCGTAGGGGCTGTTACTCACAACAGAGACAGGCTGCGCGATCGCCTCTATCACCTCAACACGCACCTCTTGGCTGACGGCAGAACTTCCCTCTACAGGACTAGTCAACAGCTTTTGAATAAGTGTTTGGAGGTGCTGTACCTGTTGCTCTAAGCGAATCAAGCGGTTCGCCATGGCAGAAGTATCGAGATTCCCTCCAGTCGGAAGCAGAGGGGAACTGGTTGGGAGCGGAACTCCCTGCACCCGATAGGCATAGAACTCATTGGCGCAATTGAGACTGGTACGAATCGATCGCTGCTGGGTGATCTCCGTTAAGTCTTCTGCTGTGAATAGATCAAGGGCTCCAACATTGAGGGGCTGGAGACGCAGATTCAGAATCTCCTCTAGTTGATCCGCCGTCGGGCGCTGTAGGTAGACCGTATGCTGAGCCACGCGACCGACAATGCTGCCATCAAAGTCCTGTTGGAACTTTTGCCAGCGATCGGGAAAGAGCGTGAGGATAAATAGGCTATTGGGAACGTGGGTGAAGAGTTCTTTGACCACTTCCCCAAAGCGCAGCAGAATGGGGCGATTGTCTTCGAGCCACAGCCCTTCTAGCTGGTCAAAGACAATAATCAACGGTTGATCGAGACAGGACAGCTCACCCAGAATCTTGATCGCTTGCAGCGAGAACTCCTCGCGCAGCAACTCACTGTCCCAAGCACTCAATCCCTCCAGCTCCTTGTCCACCGGAACCAGCTCACCTGAAGAGAGCCAACGGCGACAGGACTCGCGCCGCGATGGATCGGTGTAACGGCAGAAGCGAAGAATCCCTTGCAAAATCTGACGGCTGTAACCCGACACAGAGTAGCGATCAGCCCACCATGTCAGCAGGCGGCTTTCGATCCTCTCCCAGCGCTGACGACGAGCCCCCGTATCCTCACGCCCCAAACTACTCAGGTCTTCTGCATCGAGGGCTTCGAGGATTTCGCGATCGCCTACGGTCTGTTTCTCTTCGGGGATTTCGGCAAAGATACTGCGGATTGAGCGAATCAGGAGTAGGTCTAGCTGGTTGTGCTGATCATCTCCAACGGGTTCAACTAATGACTCCAGAATGCGGGAGTAGGTGTGAAAGAGAATGGTGGACTCTTGCGTTGGCTGGCGGATGAATAGCAGCCGGTTTTGCTTCAAGACATCCTGAGCGAGGCGCATCATCAAGTGAGTCTTGCCTGTGCCTGGCTCCCCGATGATTACTGCGCCCTTGGATTGGCGATTGGGGTCGAGGCTAATTGAGCGCAGAACAGATTTGAGGCGCTGATACTCATCCTTGTAGACCGCTTGGTCATCTGCAAAGTGCTGAAACGGCGTATCCACGCGAGAGCTGCTGAAAGGACTCGGACCCGCTGCGAGAGTCTTGGCCAGTTGCGATCGCTTTAAGGTTCGGTAGAGATAGTAGGTATAGCGAGCGTCATAAGCTGCTTGGTGCGCTTGGTCGCGGGAGAAGGGCTCAGGGCTGACTTCTAGGACATCGCAGAGATAGCCCAAGTTGTAAGACTCCAGCCCAAAATGCAAGCTGCGGGCGAGATTATAAGTGCATTCAAATTGCATCTCTGGAGCCGCCAAACCCACTTCTGCATAGCTGTTGAGCAGAATCTGGCGATCGTGGTCGGCATGGTGCGCCACGATTATTTTGCCCGCCATCAAGGAGCTGAGCTGACGCAGAATTTCGGGCAGCGATCGCGCCAAGTCCGCAGCGTAATAATCGCCTTCTTGGGGAGTTCGTGCTTCGTAGAGCAGTTGCCCTCGATGGTTGAAGACGGCCACCTCGCGCAGTGTTGGGGTGCCTTCAGTGTCTAGGACAACGAACTCTCGACTCACCATGAATAGATCTATTGGTGTTCAGTGTTTTCTTAGTGTCGGATAAAACCGCTCGGCCTCGACGGAGCTGACCTCTCAAGGGTGGTAGCATCGCCGGAGTCTGTGGATGAAAGACAGGCTCAAGGACTCCCATGGGACAGCCAAAAACGATCGCGGTCTTCAGCGGCAAGGGCGGGGTTGGCAAGAGTACGATCGCTGCTGCTTTGGCTGTAGCAGCAGGTAACAGCACCATCCTCGATTCGGATCCTCAAGCGACATTAGCGACTTGGGGCGATCGCCGGAATCAGGAGCCGTCTGTCTTGACTGTTCCGATGTCTCGGGTGGGTTTAACGGCAGCCAAGCTTCAGACTCGCTATGCTTTCGTCGATACTCCAGGTGCGTTGGTGGGCGGGGTCTTGGATGTCCTTCGCACCGCTGATTTAGTAGTTGTTCCGACTCCCATCGACCAGTTCGATCTTGATGCTCTGGGA
This genomic window contains:
- a CDS encoding TIR domain-containing protein, producing the protein MYRNKTYVSFDADTDMHYYRLMQAWKENDNIDFNFYNAHDINYNPNLTSELSIKKQLRKRFENTKIFVLLVGENTRNLYKFVRWEIEEAISRNIPIIVVNLNGKRSLDEVLCPPIVRDALAVHISFDAAIIKHALENWENQHYELKKTNDSGNYFYSKSIYNVLKL
- a CDS encoding macro domain-containing protein; this encodes MNKIKNQWLLIVTEFFTKEHWLHTVFSRKTIDYFFSLLGKFWLAFNITSAVWPSIKSYTYNYYLIVGFIIVTFLYASRPHLSIVSNVKNCDMKIEIHIGDIFDFSGAYVIPTNTTFDVDISTGIISSQSLQGQFASRLYNNNFQDLDNDLECALNGINYKELSDNRIGKKKKYPIGTIAQIRKSDKVFYMVAIANLNSYGAIENAGFADIQDSLLELWNKVGSAGNIDPLVIPLIGSLRCRLKEPRIEFVKEIVNSYSKACVNKKLCEKLIIVISTEDYKKHEIDTNQLEEYLNCKCKFPEFSAI
- a CDS encoding ParA family protein, with the translated sequence MGQPKTIAVFSGKGGVGKSTIAAALAVAAGNSTILDSDPQATLATWGDRRNQEPSVLTVPMSRVGLTAAKLQTRYAFVDTPGALVGGVLDVLRTADLVVVPTPIDQFDLDALGGTLDALSMAGSASVLIINRLHPSASAETALEIVKDIGCLVCPIVVRERASHKRAAIDGLTALESEPNSPAATEIQQVWSWLQQQLEGRLS
- a CDS encoding AAA family ATPase, giving the protein MVSREFVVLDTEGTPTLREVAVFNHRGQLLYEARTPQEGDYYAADLARSLPEILRQLSSLMAGKIIVAHHADHDRQILLNSYAEVGLAAPEMQFECTYNLARSLHFGLESYNLGYLCDVLEVSPEPFSRDQAHQAAYDARYTYYLYRTLKRSQLAKTLAAGPSPFSSSRVDTPFQHFADDQAVYKDEYQRLKSVLRSISLDPNRQSKGAVIIGEPGTGKTHLMMRLAQDVLKQNRLLFIRQPTQESTILFHTYSRILESLVEPVGDDQHNQLDLLLIRSIRSIFAEIPEEKQTVGDREILEALDAEDLSSLGREDTGARRQRWERIESRLLTWWADRYSVSGYSRQILQGILRFCRYTDPSRRESCRRWLSSGELVPVDKELEGLSAWDSELLREEFSLQAIKILGELSCLDQPLIIVFDQLEGLWLEDNRPILLRFGEVVKELFTHVPNSLFILTLFPDRWQKFQQDFDGSIVGRVAQHTVYLQRPTADQLEEILNLRLQPLNVGALDLFTAEDLTEITQQRSIRTSLNCANEFYAYRVQGVPLPTSSPLLPTGGNLDTSAMANRLIRLEQQVQHLQTLIQKLLTSPVEGSSAVSQEVRVEVIEAIAQPVSVVSNSPYAPEFHHYCSYQRQTLQERWSGSRIINDSDDLGKLRQICQAFKQIKTLEISTLRLGRRVVPDNLVIRDQYGERCLAFLHLSNGNSILARLTNLNQMVLSHPKTTFILMRDRTVGNIRSPKASQTLEAFCNGTGDGRKRTHYQVLSLEQRVDLELVHQLVSDINNRDLEIPMPDALNLLVQQEPQNWIVKLVV